A single Thermosynechococcus vestitus BP-1 DNA region contains:
- the secE gene encoding preprotein translocase subunit SecE, producing MSKSTEGEKPSRGFNLTEFFRETKEELNKVVWPDRQRLIGESAAVILIVSLSAAVIYLVDELFRWLATLIF from the coding sequence GTGAGCAAGAGTACCGAAGGCGAAAAGCCCAGTCGTGGCTTTAATCTAACTGAGTTTTTCCGCGAAACCAAGGAAGAACTCAATAAAGTGGTGTGGCCCGATCGCCAGCGCCTGATTGGCGAATCTGCGGCAGTCATTCTCATTGTTTCCCTTTCCGCTGCTGTCATCTACCTAGTGGATGAACTCTTTCGTTGGCTGGCCACACTGATTTTTTAG
- the nusG gene encoding transcription termination/antitermination protein NusG, producing MVSEFTDHADLDDPLDDTVEVSEGEQAGKVKRFWYAVQVASGCEKKVKSTIEQRLHTLDVADRIFRIEIPQTPVIKIKKDGSRQTIEEKVFPGYVLVQVRAQQSPETGEWQIDDEAWQVIKNTPNVINFVGAEQRRSTGRGRGHVKPMPLSPAEVERIFRKAQEQEPVHRIDLNSGDKIKVLNGPFKDFEGEVIEVSAERSKLKALLSIFGRETPVELEVTQVEKVD from the coding sequence ATGGTGAGTGAATTTACTGATCATGCCGATCTGGACGATCCCCTTGACGATACCGTTGAAGTGTCGGAAGGGGAGCAAGCGGGTAAGGTCAAACGGTTTTGGTATGCCGTGCAAGTAGCCTCTGGCTGCGAAAAAAAAGTGAAAAGCACCATCGAGCAGCGGCTCCATACGCTGGATGTGGCCGATCGCATCTTTCGCATTGAAATTCCCCAAACCCCCGTCATCAAAATCAAAAAAGATGGCTCGCGGCAAACCATTGAGGAAAAAGTTTTTCCCGGTTATGTGCTCGTCCAAGTGCGGGCACAGCAATCTCCCGAAACCGGCGAATGGCAAATTGATGATGAAGCTTGGCAGGTGATTAAAAACACCCCCAATGTGATTAACTTTGTCGGTGCTGAGCAGCGCCGCAGTACAGGCCGGGGACGCGGTCATGTCAAGCCTATGCCCCTGAGTCCAGCCGAAGTGGAGCGTATCTTCCGCAAAGCCCAAGAACAAGAACCGGTTCACCGCATTGATCTCAACAGTGGTGATAAGATCAAAGTTCTCAATGGTCCCTTTAAGGACTTTGAGGGCGAGGTAATTGAAGTCAGTGCTGAGCGCAGCAAACTGAAAGCATTACTCTCGATTTTTGGCCGCGAAACGCCGGTCGAACTCGAAGTCACTCAAGTGGAAAAAGTAGATTAG
- the rplK gene encoding 50S ribosomal protein L11, translating into MAKKVVAVIKLAIQAGKANPAPPIGPALGQHGVNIMMFCKEYNARTADQVGMVVPVEISVYEDRSFTFVLKTPPASVLIQKAAGIEKGSGEPNKKKVGSITRAQLREIAEKKMPDLNANDIEAAMRIIEGTARNMGVTITD; encoded by the coding sequence ATGGCGAAAAAGGTCGTCGCAGTTATTAAACTGGCCATTCAAGCAGGTAAAGCCAACCCTGCTCCCCCCATTGGTCCAGCCCTTGGTCAGCACGGTGTGAACATCATGATGTTCTGTAAAGAGTACAATGCGCGCACCGCCGATCAAGTGGGGATGGTGGTTCCCGTTGAAATTTCGGTCTATGAAGATCGCAGTTTCACCTTTGTTCTCAAAACGCCGCCCGCTTCCGTACTGATCCAAAAAGCTGCTGGCATTGAAAAGGGCTCCGGCGAACCCAATAAGAAAAAAGTGGGCAGCATCACCCGTGCCCAACTGCGGGAAATTGCTGAGAAGAAAATGCCGGATCTGAATGCTAACGATATTGAAGCGGCCATGCGCATTATCGAGGGCACGGCCCGCAATATGGGTGTGACCATTACCGACTAA